GCAAGATGAGCAGGAAGCAGATTGAAAAGCCTCATCAGGCATATAAAAGGGTAAGAGATATTTTGAAGGTATGTAAGGGGACACTGAGTAATGATATTATCCTGTCAAGGGAAGACAGAATATGAAGTTGTTTTTTGATACCTCTGCGTTAGTCAAATTTTTTCATGAGGAAGAAGGTACATCTCAGGTATCAGCCCTTATTGAATCAGACGATAATAATATCTGGATATCAGAGCTTGCAAGGGTTGAATTCATAAGTGCCTTATACCGTAGAGTGAGGAACAAAGAGATAACAGAAGACCAACTGACAGAAGCACTGTCAGGGTTTACTGAGGAACTGACAACTTTTAATTGTGAGCCATTTGGTCATGCAGTAATAACAGAAGCTGAGTCATTATTAAAGCAATATGGTAAAGCCCATGGATTAAGAACCCTTGATGCATTACAACTTGGTGTTTTTTCTATAATCGCAGAGAAGGACTGGGTTTTAGTTTCTGCCGATAGCAATCTTTGCCGAGTTGCCCAGTTACAGGGATATAAGACGATTAATCCTGTGCATGGTATTCAAAATGAAAGCA
This Nitrospirota bacterium DNA region includes the following protein-coding sequences:
- a CDS encoding type II toxin-antitoxin system VapC family toxin, with product MKLFFDTSALVKFFHEEEGTSQVSALIESDDNNIWISELARVEFISALYRRVRNKEITEDQLTEALSGFTEELTTFNCEPFGHAVITEAESLLKQYGKAHGLRTLDALQLGVFSIIAEKDWVLVSADSNLCRVAQLQGYKTINPVHGIQNESKDKQD